Within the Candidatus Beckwithbacteria bacterium genome, the region AATATGGCCGGGGTTGATAAGAAACATTGGCGGAAGTGGCGGTGACGGGACGGCCTAATTGGTTAATAATTTTAATAATAAGCGGATAGTGAGGAATCCGAACACCTAATGTACCCGTTTCTGATTCAATGCCGGAACCAACTTGGTGTTTTCCGGCGGAAACGACGGTTAAAGGGCCGGGCAGAAATTTTTGATATAAGTTTTTGGCAGTCGGATTAAGTTTGACGTATCTGGCGGCCATCTGGATATCAGTGACAGCGACGGATAAAGGTTTGCCTTCGCGCCGGGTTTTGTAACATAAAAGTTTGTTAACGGCGGTTTGATTAGTGGCGTCAACACCGGCGCCATAGCAGGTTTCGGTGGGATAAATCACCAAGCCGTCGGCTTGCAAGACTTTGACGGCTTCATTGATAATATTTTTTTGGGTGGATTTAAGAATGCGCATAGGTTTTTCTGGCATGATAAAGTTTTTCAGTAAATCCGCCTTCTTGAGCATGTTTTTTAATAAGTGATTCTACTTGTTTATTTAGTAAAAATGAAGCTTGATGGCAAAGAGTGAGGAGTAAATTGGCGGCTTCTTCAGGATTTTGTGGTAGCGCAAAATCCTGTCGTAAGTTACCTAAGGTTCTTAAGTCACTTAAGTTTTTTACGAGGCGGGCAAATTTTGCCCGCCAGGATAAAACTCGAGGATCAATTTTACTCCACTGCGGCCATTGTCTTTGACGGAGAAAGTCTTCATAGTCGGCCAATAGTTCTTCCAGCGAACCTTTGGCAATATTAGTTAGCTTAATGGCGGTTTTTAGAGAAGTATTCATGTCTTCTGAGCCTTCAACGATATTTTGTTTGCCGGATCGGGCGGCACCGGTCATTTGTTCGGAAAGTTTGTAGCTTTTTATCCACTTTT harbors:
- a CDS encoding four helix bundle suffix domain-containing protein; its protein translation is MPASYTKLFTYWFSLIIYDLTVEFCKKWIKSYKLSEQMTGAARSGKQNIVEGSEDMNTSLKTAIKLTNIAKGSLEELLADYEDFLRQRQWPQWSKIDPRVLSWRAKFARLVKNLSDLRTLGNLRQDFALPQNPEEAANLLLTLCHQASFLLNKQVESLIKKHAQEGGFTEKLYHARKTYAHS
- a CDS encoding L-threonylcarbamoyladenylate synthase, producing MPEKPMRILKSTQKNIINEAVKVLQADGLVIYPTETCYGAGVDATNQTAVNKLLCYKTRREGKPLSVAVTDIQMAARYVKLNPTAKNLYQKFLPGPLTVVSAGKHQVGSGIESETGTLGVRIPHYPLIIKIINQLGRPVTATSANVSYQPRPY